A part of Oryctolagus cuniculus chromosome 4, mOryCun1.1, whole genome shotgun sequence genomic DNA contains:
- the LOC100342216 gene encoding keratin-associated protein 13-2-like, translating into MRLKFRASSHWHSAKLTAPLIMSYNLCSGNFSSRSLGVYPRYSGSSCGSSYPSNLVYVTKPQSSSTCQLGLPLSTGCQETSCETTSCEPTSCQPTSFQTPCVVPRPCQTSCYRPRTSSLCQTTYTGSLGYGSSSCRSLGYGSRSSYSSGCGSRQFYSSGCGSSGFRPLSYGVRGCSSLNSGSRIFCPTYLTSGNCQSPCYRPTYASSFCRSAY; encoded by the coding sequence ATGAGACTCAAATTCAGAGCATCTTCCCACTGGCACTCAGCTAAACTCACAGCTCCTCTCATCATGTCCTACAACCTCTGTTCTGGAAACTTTTCCTCCCGTTCGCTCGGGGTTTACCCACGCTACTCAGGATCCTCCTGTGGCTCTTCTTACCCCAGCAACCTGGTCTACGTCACGAAGCCCCAGTCTTCCAGCACCTGCCAGCTGGGCTTGCCTCTCTCCACTGGCTGCCAGGAAACCAGCTGTGAGACCACCAGCTGTGAGCCCACCAGCTGCCAGCCCACCAGCTTCCAGACACCCTGTGtggtgcccaggccctgccagaCTTCCTGCTACCGACCAAGGACCTCCTCACTTTGCCAGACGACTTATACTGGATCTCTGGGCTATGGGTCCAGCAgctgccgctcactaggctatGGATCTAGAAGTTCCTATTCTTCGGGCTGTGGATCAAGGCAATTCTACTCCTCAGGTTGTGGATCCAGTGGCTTCAGACCCCTGAGTTATGGAGTTCGTGGCTGCTCTTCCCTGAACTCCGGATCAAGAATCTTCTGTCCAACTTACCTGACTTCCGGGAACTGCCAGTCTCCTTGTTACAGACCAACCTATGCATCATCCTTCTGCAGATCAGCTTACTGA
- the LOC100342466 gene encoding keratin-associated protein 13-1, which translates to MPYNCCSGNSFSQSFGGYLRYPRSSCGSSYPNNSFYSAGLQCPSTCQPGSSLYSGCQEPGCEPTSCQTSYVVSSPCQTSCYRRRTSTLCNPCRTIYTGSQGFGSSSCNSLGCGSRSSYSLSCGPRSCHSSGCGSSGFRPLGYRVHGFPSLGYGSGFCRPSCSASRTCQSSCFQPTCWSGSGVC; encoded by the coding sequence ATGCCCTACAACTGCTGCTCTGGAAACTCCTTCTCTCAGTCCTTTGGGGGCTACCTGCGCTACCCAAGGTCTTCCTGTGGCTCTTCCTACCCAAACAACTCGTTCTACAGTGCAGGACTCCAATGTCCCAGCACATGTCAGCCGGGCTCCTCTTTGTACAGTGGCTGTCAGGAGCCTGGCTGTGAGCCCACCAGCTGCCAGACTTCCTATGTGGTGTCCAGCCCCTGCCAGACGTCCTGCTACCGCCGGAGGACCTCCACACTCTGCAATCCCTGCAGGACAATTTACACGGGGTCTCAGGGCTTTGGATCCAGCAGCTGCAACTCCCTGGGCTGTGGATCTAGAAGCTCCTATTCCCTGAGCTGTGGACCAAGGAGCTGCCACTCCTCAGGCTGCGGATCCAGTGGTTTCAGACCCCTGGGTTATAGAGTCCATGGCTTTCCTTCACTGGGTTATGGATCTGGGTTCTGCCGCCCATCCTGCTCAGCCTCTAGGACCTGCCAGTCTTCTTGTTTCCAGCCAACCTGTTGGTCTGGATCCGGCGTCTGTTGA